The Chloroflexaceae bacterium genome has a segment encoding these proteins:
- a CDS encoding alkaline phosphatase family protein, with the protein MNPESVAAVEAARFGERFVRPLYTGYGFAAIPGAIERLLTGTSSDALPPAAFPGGLERRETVILLFLDAFGWQFFAAHVDRYPFLQRTLDHGVVSRLTTMFPSTTAAHVTTIHTSLPPGQSGVFEWFFHEPTLGRIIAPLLFSYAGERERETLAAAGVDPAALFPAATLYQRLQAAGVHSTVFMHRAYASSSYSRVVCAGADTVGYQTFAEAITLLGQRLEARRGPSYYLLYVDTIDDLCHTYGPAAPHVAAEIDTVLTTLDRLLHPLLARLGRPVLLLFTADHGQIRVNPAASLMVNRLVPELAAATPGGADGRPLAPGGSNRDLFLYLNQDRVEEMRAALSERLAGRAEVHRVADLAAQGLFGPHVSPLFLARAGDLVVLPYAGESVWWDAEPFKLRHLGMHGGLTPEEAHTLLGALMYE; encoded by the coding sequence TTGAACCCTGAGTCTGTTGCCGCGGTCGAAGCGGCCCGCTTCGGCGAGCGGTTCGTGCGCCCGCTCTACACTGGCTACGGCTTCGCCGCGATTCCCGGCGCCATCGAGCGCCTGCTCACGGGGACCAGCAGCGACGCCCTGCCGCCTGCCGCCTTCCCCGGCGGTCTGGAGCGGCGCGAAACGGTGATCCTGCTGTTCCTGGACGCATTCGGCTGGCAGTTCTTCGCCGCGCACGTTGACCGGTATCCCTTCCTGCAACGGACGCTCGACCATGGCGTGGTCTCGCGGTTAACGACCATGTTCCCTTCGACCACTGCAGCCCATGTGACAACCATCCACACCAGCCTGCCGCCGGGCCAGTCGGGGGTGTTCGAGTGGTTCTTCCACGAGCCGACCCTGGGCCGGATCATCGCGCCGTTGCTCTTCTCCTACGCTGGCGAGCGTGAGCGCGAGACCCTCGCCGCCGCCGGGGTGGACCCGGCGGCGCTCTTCCCCGCCGCGACGCTGTACCAGCGCCTTCAGGCCGCCGGGGTGCACTCGACCGTATTCATGCACCGCGCTTATGCCAGCTCCTCCTACAGCCGCGTCGTGTGTGCGGGCGCCGACACGGTAGGCTACCAAACCTTCGCTGAGGCCATCACCCTGCTTGGGCAGCGCCTGGAAGCTCGTCGCGGCCCGTCCTACTATCTCCTCTACGTGGACACCATTGACGACCTGTGCCACACCTACGGCCCCGCGGCCCCCCACGTCGCGGCTGAGATTGACACCGTGCTGACCACGCTTGACCGGCTGCTGCACCCCCTCCTGGCGCGGCTGGGCAGGCCCGTGTTGCTGCTGTTCACCGCCGACCACGGGCAGATCAGGGTGAACCCGGCTGCGAGCCTCATGGTCAACCGGCTCGTCCCCGAACTGGCGGCCGCCACTCCCGGCGGCGCCGACGGGCGCCCGCTGGCGCCGGGAGGCTCGAACCGCGACCTGTTTCTCTACCTCAACCAGGATCGGGTGGAGGAGATGCGCGCCGCGCTCAGCGAACGCCTCGCCGGGCGCGCCGAGGTGCATCGCGTGGCCGACCTGGCGGCCCAGGGCCTCTTTGGCCCCCACGTCTCGCCCCTCTTCCTGGCCCGCGCTGGCGACCTGGTGGTGCTGCCCTACGCTGGCGAGTCGGTATGGTGGGACGCCGAGCCGTTCAAGCTGCGCCACCTGGGGATGCACGGCGGCCTGACCCCCGAAGAGGCGCATACGCTGCTCGGCGCGTTGATGTATGAGTAG
- the metH gene encoding methionine synthase yields the protein MTKPKPTYLEALRQRVLIYDGAMGTSIDTFPLTVEDYGGERTFGNRDYLVITRPDVISRIHESFMEAGADVLETCTFQSTRIRLEEWGLGERTLEINRAAARLARAVADRFEARDGRPRYVAGSMGPTGKLPSSDDPALSDISFEELSDIFREQAIGLIEGGVDVLLVETSVDILEVKAALDGIRRAKAELNRPDVAVQAQVFLDLSGRMLLGTDVPALIATLEAMPVDVIGLNCSTGPEHMRAAIQYLTTHSRKPISCIPNAGLPLEVDGQTVYPMEPEPFARILGEFVSEYGVSVVGGCCGTTPAHIARLRAEVGYDRPPAPRRIEYIPSVSSGIRAAALKQDATLTMIGERVNTLGSRKVKRLLLNNDYDGVLEVAREQVDSGAHMLDVCVAMTERADEKEMMVTLLKKLTMNIELPLVIDTTEADVLEAALAMYPGRAVVNSVSLEGGRGKKLDRVLPLVARYGAATIVMTIDEEGMAHTRERKVAIARRIARIAEEEYGIPAEALIFDVLTFPITTGQEELRNAAVETIEGIRLVKEQIPGCFTTLGVSNLSFGVAPHARAALNSVFLYHAVAAGLDTAIINPAHVTPYAEIPAEEREVCEDLIFNRREDALARFIAYYEQNRAAQEGERADPTAAMSVDQRLHWKILHRKKEGVEEDIDAAVAQRMDADHPAQTATSEGTPQGRAAVDVLNNVLLPAMKEVGDLFGAGQLILPFVLQSAEVMKKAVARLECYLDKLEGASKGKVVLATVYGDVHDIGKNLVNTILSNNGYTVYDLGKQVPANTIIEKAVEVNADAIGLSALLVSTSKQMPLIVQELHKRGLSFPVLVGGAAINRQYGLRITFVGDEEPYEAGVFYCKDAFEGLETMDRLSDPAQREDFVRATIAEAATVLHERQRGRVALSDLGKASQRGPQARSNVRRDVPTPTPPFWGARAITRIRLADVVACLDRNALYRLQWGAKNAKGAEWERLKAEFDQKVRDLVREAEREGWLEPKVVYGYFPVQSDGNDLIVYDPSDRRRELTRFVFPRQPERERLCISDYFRDVESGEYDVAAFQIVTMGERVDALTEELQRQGDYSRSYYVHGLGVSLAEALAEYTNRLIRQSLGIGEHRGKRYSWGYPACPDLEEHGKLFQILPVEQIGVTLTEAFQLVPEQSTAAIVVHHPEAKYFSIGSARERAEQDVEA from the coding sequence GTGACGAAGCCCAAACCCACCTACCTTGAAGCCCTGCGCCAGCGCGTGTTGATCTACGACGGCGCGATGGGTACGAGCATCGACACCTTCCCCCTGACCGTCGAGGACTACGGCGGCGAACGCACCTTCGGCAACCGCGATTACCTGGTGATCACCCGGCCTGATGTTATTAGCCGCATCCACGAATCGTTTATGGAGGCCGGGGCGGATGTGCTGGAGACATGCACCTTCCAGTCCACCCGCATTCGCCTGGAGGAGTGGGGGTTAGGCGAACGCACCCTGGAGATCAACCGCGCCGCCGCCCGCCTTGCCCGCGCCGTCGCTGATCGCTTCGAGGCCCGCGATGGCCGCCCGCGCTATGTCGCCGGCTCGATGGGGCCGACCGGCAAGCTGCCTTCGTCCGACGATCCCGCGCTCTCCGACATCAGCTTCGAGGAGCTGAGCGACATCTTTCGCGAGCAGGCCATTGGCCTGATCGAAGGCGGCGTTGACGTGCTGCTGGTAGAGACCAGCGTGGACATCCTCGAGGTCAAGGCGGCCCTCGACGGCATCCGCCGCGCGAAGGCCGAGTTGAACCGCCCCGATGTGGCCGTGCAGGCCCAGGTCTTTCTCGACCTCTCCGGACGCATGCTCCTTGGCACTGATGTGCCAGCGCTGATTGCCACCCTGGAGGCCATGCCGGTGGACGTGATCGGGCTGAACTGCTCCACCGGCCCGGAGCATATGCGCGCAGCCATCCAGTATCTCACCACCCATTCGCGCAAGCCGATCTCCTGCATCCCCAACGCCGGGCTGCCGCTGGAAGTTGACGGCCAGACAGTCTATCCGATGGAGCCGGAGCCATTCGCCCGCATCCTGGGAGAGTTCGTGAGCGAATATGGCGTGAGCGTGGTAGGGGGATGCTGCGGCACCACCCCGGCCCATATCGCGCGCCTGCGCGCCGAGGTCGGCTACGACCGCCCGCCCGCGCCCCGGCGGATTGAGTACATTCCCAGCGTCTCGTCGGGCATCCGCGCCGCTGCTCTCAAGCAGGACGCGACGCTCACCATGATCGGCGAGCGGGTGAACACCCTGGGGTCGCGCAAGGTCAAGCGGCTGCTGCTCAACAACGACTACGACGGGGTGCTGGAGGTTGCCCGCGAGCAGGTTGACAGCGGCGCGCACATGCTCGATGTCTGCGTGGCGATGACCGAGCGCGCCGATGAGAAGGAGATGATGGTCACGCTGCTCAAGAAGCTGACCATGAACATCGAACTGCCGCTGGTGATTGACACGACCGAGGCCGACGTGCTGGAGGCGGCCCTGGCCATGTACCCCGGCCGCGCGGTGGTGAACTCGGTATCCCTGGAGGGCGGACGGGGCAAGAAGCTCGACCGGGTGCTGCCGCTCGTCGCCCGCTACGGCGCGGCGACAATCGTCATGACCATTGACGAAGAGGGCATGGCCCACACCCGCGAGCGCAAGGTCGCCATCGCCCGGCGCATCGCGCGCATTGCCGAGGAGGAGTATGGCATCCCCGCCGAGGCGCTGATCTTCGACGTTCTCACCTTTCCGATCACCACCGGCCAGGAGGAGTTGCGGAATGCCGCCGTCGAAACCATCGAGGGCATTCGCCTGGTCAAGGAGCAGATTCCGGGCTGCTTCACCACCCTGGGGGTCAGCAATCTGAGTTTCGGCGTGGCCCCCCACGCCCGGGCCGCGCTCAACTCGGTGTTCCTCTACCACGCCGTCGCCGCTGGACTCGACACGGCGATTATCAACCCGGCCCATGTGACCCCTTATGCCGAGATCCCTGCCGAGGAGCGCGAGGTCTGCGAGGACCTGATCTTCAACCGCCGCGAAGACGCCCTGGCACGCTTTATCGCCTACTACGAGCAGAACCGGGCCGCCCAGGAGGGTGAACGGGCCGATCCGACCGCGGCGATGAGCGTGGACCAGCGCCTGCACTGGAAGATCCTCCACCGCAAGAAGGAGGGGGTCGAGGAGGACATTGACGCCGCGGTGGCGCAGCGTATGGACGCCGACCATCCGGCGCAGACAGCCACGAGCGAGGGCACGCCCCAGGGCCGCGCCGCAGTAGATGTGCTCAACAACGTGTTGCTGCCGGCGATGAAGGAAGTCGGCGACCTCTTCGGCGCGGGCCAGCTCATCCTCCCCTTCGTGCTCCAGTCGGCGGAGGTGATGAAAAAGGCCGTGGCGCGGCTCGAATGCTACCTTGACAAACTTGAAGGGGCCAGCAAGGGCAAGGTGGTGCTGGCCACCGTGTATGGCGATGTCCACGATATCGGCAAGAACCTGGTCAATACGATCCTCTCCAACAACGGCTACACGGTCTACGACCTGGGCAAGCAGGTGCCGGCGAACACGATTATCGAGAAGGCCGTGGAGGTCAACGCCGACGCCATCGGTCTCTCCGCGCTGCTGGTAAGCACCTCCAAGCAGATGCCGCTGATCGTGCAGGAGCTGCACAAGCGCGGGTTGAGCTTCCCGGTGCTGGTGGGCGGGGCGGCGATCAACCGGCAGTACGGGCTGCGCATTACCTTCGTGGGCGATGAAGAGCCGTATGAGGCCGGCGTGTTCTACTGCAAGGACGCTTTCGAGGGGCTGGAGACGATGGACCGCCTGAGCGATCCGGCGCAGCGGGAGGACTTCGTGCGCGCCACCATCGCCGAGGCGGCCACGGTGCTGCACGAGCGCCAGCGGGGGCGGGTGGCCCTCTCGGATCTGGGCAAGGCCAGCCAGCGCGGGCCGCAGGCGCGCTCCAACGTGCGCCGAGACGTGCCGACGCCCACGCCGCCCTTCTGGGGCGCCCGCGCCATCACGCGCATCCGCCTGGCCGACGTGGTGGCCTGTCTCGACCGCAATGCCCTCTACCGCCTTCAGTGGGGCGCCAAGAACGCCAAAGGCGCCGAGTGGGAGCGGCTCAAGGCCGAGTTCGACCAGAAGGTGCGCGATCTCGTGCGCGAGGCCGAACGGGAGGGCTGGCTCGAACCAAAGGTGGTCTACGGCTACTTCCCCGTGCAGAGCGATGGCAACGACCTGATCGTCTATGACCCGAGCGATCGGCGGCGCGAGTTGACGCGCTTCGTCTTTCCGCGGCAGCCGGAGCGTGAGCGGCTCTGCATCAGCGACTACTTCCGCGACGTGGAGAGCGGCGAGTACGACGTAGCTGCGTTCCAGATCGTGACCATGGGCGAACGCGTTGACGCCCTGACCGAGGAACTGCAACGCCAGGGCGATTACAGCCGCAGCTACTATGTGCACGGCCTGGGGGTGAGTCTGGCCGAGGCCCTGGCCGAGTACACCAACCGGCTGATCCGGCAGAGCCTCGGCATCGGCGAACATCGCGGCAAACGCTACTCCTGGGGCTACCCGGCCTGTCCTGACCTGGAGGAGCACGGCAAGCTGTTCCAGATTTTACCCGTCGAGCAGATCGGCGTCACGCTCACCGAGGCGTTCCAACTGGTGCCGGAGCAGAGCACAGCGGCAATTGTGGTGCACCATCCCGAAGCGAAGTACTTCAGCATCGGCAGCGCCCGTGAACGGGCCGAGCAGGATGTCGAAGCGTAA